ccatatttatataaaaggaataaataGTTTAGATCAATTGTTACTTGCTGGTTCAGGAGGCCCCCTTGCTATTGGCATACCCTCATCACATTGCATAGTCCACCAAAACCGTTCGTCCATCCACCACCTGCAAATTAATCAACCCACATTCTTATTCTTGaatttctcatttcattttctagTTAAAGAGTAAAACAAACCACTCTGATGCAGCTTTACCTTCCCATTCATTTCTGTCAAGGCCTTTTCAGCTTCATCCTCTCTAGTGAAGGTCACATAGGCAAAACCTTTTGGTCTGAGCTTACGTTTGTCCATAATTATTTTAGCTGCAGAAAAGACAAACAAATGAATTAGCACTTAATGCTTCAAGGTTTTTATAACTAGGAGAAAGGATGATGTTAGTTTGAATTGAACCTATGGGAAGTGTGAaatcaaggtttggttaatctcggttttgatgataacaaaacaaggtttgaaactaataattatattttaagtgtcATTAGAcaaaatgatttccaaagtgacaatcacaaagataaaatcaaactaaagggaaatcaataagaagaagaaaactttaaagagaattgtttttcaagacctaagctttataagatctctttgtaagagTGTTGATACACTAGGTTTTTCATACATtccattctttacttatgcaccaaaatcaaccaagagttattttgttttaaatatttaaaattggataatttcatattttcaactaaaaccttatcTTAAATgcttttcaaacttgtttaaaaggttttaagttgaaaaaatttgTTGTTAAGCCAAAAACAACTCAATCGATTGAGGGATCAgctcaactggttgaggaaTTTGAGTCATACCTTCAACGACTTCACCAAATTGTGAAAATGCTTCTGCTAGAGTCTTTTCTGTGGTTGAGAAGGATATACCTACAATAAAGTTATTGGTTACATCATACCAAATCAGTCTGACATGTTGGGGAATGCCAGAGGATATCAAGTGTAAAAATGCAGGGAGTTATGACATTAAAGAATAGTGCCATAAAAAACCATCTACTTATGTTTCCTCCTTCTAGGCCATTCCAAATTTTAAGATAGCAGATTAACTTGTGGAATCAGCAGCAAGTAAAAGTCAACATCAAAATAAGTATTTACATGGGAATTACTGCCTAAAAAATTGTAGCTGCATGAACTGTGAATAATTTAATGAATAACAACACCATCTGGCCAAGAATTGGTTTGATAATGACCGCTAAGGAGCCACAAATTTCACAACCGTCCTCAAACATGAGGAATGAAAGCTCAGATTGAAAATCTCACTAAATTCGTAAGCACTAAATTGTCTCTCTAGATTGCAAATTATACACTCCAGCATGAAGCACCTAACAAAAAAGGGGCACAAGCCATGTACAGAGAGGAAGTACATGAAAAGCTCCTTCAGTAAAAACACAGCCTTAGCTAATAACATCAAAAAAGAGTGAGACTCTTAACCCTATAGGAGCTATAGACCACTATAGCACCAACTTGACAAATACTCATTTTTAAACACTCCCATTCCTCACTTTACACAAGCACTAGAATAGGCAAAGCAAAGCAAATTTCCACATCTTTTTCATTGTTCTCTCTAAGCCCCTCACATGAAAACATGTATTATTCacaatgaataaggatgtgaTTTGTTGGATCCTCAGACCTCTTACATAAACTGCATCTTTTAACAAATGACCTCCTCTCTTCATCAACAGGTCAACAGTAAAAATATCCTCCCAATTAGCCTATAAGGCGCCCTCAAAGGTGGACCAGAGCCACATTTCCTTTATAGGAAAGAGATTTGCTCTTATAGTGTAAAAGAATTGCAATAAGACATATTATAAAACTCCTCTCCAAACCATCCTATACACTCCTGTTCCTAGCACTCTAATGGAATGAATGCACTCCATAAAATGACCCAGCATCTCTAGCTCCCAATCCAGAACGGCTCTGTGAAAACAGGAGTTCCAATGACCTTTATCACCCTCCACTACCTATCTGTATGCAACTCTTGCATTTTTTACCAGCACAAGAGTACAAAGAGTTGGAAAAGATTCCTTTAGAGAGCACTTCTCGATCCACTATCCAGCCAAAGCTGATCCTCAACCCATTCCCCATCAAGATTGAACTCCTAACCTTACTCCTACCATCCCTTTCTAATGGCTTTCCAGATAGCCATCCCACTTTTGGATGGATTAATTAATGTTCCTTAAACATTCTTGTTAAGATGAATTAGAGTTGAACCTATGGAACTAAACCTGTCCTTATAAGTTTGATGCCAATAATTCTTAATCTgatggaaaaagaagaggaaaaggaAGTTCAACCTCAGTTTGAAACTGGAACTCAAGTCTGCAGTACAAACTTGAAGGGAGTTACCTATGAATTAAAAGAGTGGTTTTAGAATTCATAAAATTGAAGGCAAATGGCATATAAAGAACCTGTTTTATGTCTTCTAGAATATGAAAAGGTCCTCATCTAAGGATGATGagttaatttccttttttccgCCTACAGGCAAGATTTTAGAGGTCTAGCGGTCACtgaattaagattttatttttgacaGGCAAGTGTAGACTGAAACTCAAATACAATATAGAATACAGGAAAGCTTATAATCTCCTCTTTATCCTACATCAATGCAAAAG
The sequence above is drawn from the Vitis riparia cultivar Riparia Gloire de Montpellier isolate 1030 chromosome 6, EGFV_Vit.rip_1.0, whole genome shotgun sequence genome and encodes:
- the LOC117916123 gene encoding small RNA-binding protein 11, chloroplastic, whose protein sequence is MMASFRGISNTFLRFSSLNPYLLSSQLIFCRGIASTLFVKGISFSTTEKTLAEAFSQFGEVVEAKIIMDKRKLRPKGFAYVTFTREDEAEKALTEMNGKVVDGRTVLVDYAM